One genomic region from Xenopus laevis strain J_2021 chromosome 2L, Xenopus_laevis_v10.1, whole genome shotgun sequence encodes:
- the LOC121400011 gene encoding leucine-rich repeat extensin-like protein 1, protein MEVDVVDEIEDTEVEEIVDIDFVTWFHGLKLLACIVALLLNPPYPCILPHCHPTAYPCSYPSSHPPTPNFHHSPLTPYTCSQPSSYPPPLILAPTFLHQLTPYLCFHHPPLTSPLLTLALTPSLKPVPLSLALSPPLSLALISLLSRPPPLTLTLTYSSHPSTPFPRFQPPDSYPPFAFTPSTYSLFHPHPLPSLSPPLTPSKYPLFHPSSNPLPLTLAFTPLLLPPFPRFHPSSHPPPLALAFTPPPLTLTFSPPPLTPTPYSYFNPSPLTPSPYPCLHPLLSPPTLTLTLTHPPLTPSSPYPHFHHLLSPPPLTLTLTRLLSPSHLTLAFTPYSHPQPLPSL, encoded by the coding sequence atggaggtggatgtagtggatgagaTAGAAGACACGGAGGTAGAGGAGATAGTGGACATTGATTTTGTAACATGGTTTCATGGATTAAAATTGTTAGCATGTATTGTTGCCCTTCTTCTAAACCCCCCTTACCCATGCATCCTCCCTCACTGCCACCCCACAGCTTACCCTTGCTCTTACCCCTCCTCTCACCCACCTACCCCTAACTTTCACCACTCTCCTCTCACCCCTTATACTTGCTCTCAGCCCTCCTCTTACCCCCCACCTCTTATCCTTGCTCCCACCTTTTTACACCAACTCACCCCTTACCTTTGCTTTCACCATCCTCCCCTGACCTCCCCACTCCTTACCCTCGCTCTCACACCTTCTCTCAAACCTGTACCTCTTTCGCTTGCTCTCTCACCCCCCCTTAGCCTGGCTCTCATCTCCCTCCTCTCACGTCCCCCACCACTTACCCTCACTCTCACctactcctctcacccctccaCCCCTTTCCCTCGCTTTCAACCGCCCGATTCTTACCCCCCCTTTGCTTTCACCCCCTCCACATACTCTCTctttcacccccaccccttaccctcgctttcacCCCCTCTCACCCCCTCCAAATACCCTCTCTTTCacccctcctctaacccactaccccttaccctcgctttcacTCCCCTACTTTTACCCCCTTTCCCTCGCTTTCACCCCTCCTCTCACCCTCCACCCCTTGCCCTGGCTTTCACCCCTccaccccttaccctcactttctccccccctcctctcacccccaccccttactctTACTTTAACCCGTCTCCTCTCACCCCCTCACCTTACCCTTGCTTACAccccctactctcacccccaacccttaccctcactttaacccaccctcctctcaccccctcctccccttaccctcactttcaccacctcctctcacccccaccccttactctTACTTTAACCCGTCTCCTCTCACCCTCTCAccttacccttgctttcaccccctactctcacccccaacccttaccctcactttaa